A genomic region of Paroedura picta isolate Pp20150507F chromosome 4, Ppicta_v3.0, whole genome shotgun sequence contains the following coding sequences:
- the C4H6orf89 gene encoding LOW QUALITY PROTEIN: bombesin receptor-activated protein C6orf89 homolog (The sequence of the model RefSeq protein was modified relative to this genomic sequence to represent the inferred CDS: inserted 1 base in 1 codon) — protein MAAKGPHPIPPHPRDRTAAPEAAGDGEPSVTHEPRDAQTAAGGEEAPLPWMRGLAPEAGRAGPRRSRGRPXSMPEPSLQPRGTRPGGSREDMELSASELSIYDKLAETIDLVRQTGYQCGMPEKAIEKFIRQLLEKNEPQRGPPRYPLLMVLYKGLITLGLVLLTAYFMIQPYTLSPPETTLTRAHAWGSIISHIRLLPLPITKKYMLEKCQDWWSLDCRWNVSLPANCSCCCFMKKLGVAADLGQLSENLLRSQPLVIKTGQYRSYDEMKHFQSLYPDLINFLIHEDSTEVKNSQPGQGLPFHLFRKKSLNKSQIMDEIFPIFSSLWFPNSVSLESCFLIYHPKLQDKTYRLQSTFVVGSGRLTLNAAPSSLCREHCQMQVVELEAGDVGFANMEYWTTSFNSMGSEPAVVCDGSFS, from the exons ATGGCGGCCAAAGGCCCCCATCCCATCCCGCCCCACCCCCGCGACCGGACTGCGGCCCCGGAGGCAGCTGGCGACGGCGAACCATCGGTGACACATGAACCACGGGACGCCCAGACGGCGGCTGGCGGAGAGGAGGCGCCACTGCCGTGGATGCGCGGCCTCGCCCCGGAAGCAGGAAGAGCCGGGCCCCGTCGCTCGCGCGGCCGCC AGTCCATGCCCGAGCCCTCCCTCCAGCCTCGCGGGACTCGCCCGGGCGGTTCACGGG AGGACATGGAGCTTTCTGCCAGTGAACTCAGCATTTATGATAAACTCGCAGAGACCATTGACTTGGTGAGACAAACTGGCTACCAGTGTGGTATGCCTGAAAAAGCCATAGAGAAATTCATCAGACAACTTCTGGAGAAAAATGAACCACAGAGGGGACCCCCACGATATCCTCTTTTGATGGTTCTCTATAAG GGCCTGATTACCTTGGGCTTAGTTTTACTAACTGCATATTTCATGATCCAGCCATATACCCTGTCACCTCCTGAGACTACACTGACCAGAGCCCACGCGTGGGGCTCCATCATCAGTCATATCCGACTGCTGCCTTTGCCCATCACCAAGAAGTATATGCTGGAGA AATGTCAAGACTGGTGGAGCCTGGATTGCAGATGGAATGTTTCTCTGCCTGCTAATTGCTCTTGCTGTTGTTTCATGAAAAAACTTGGGGTGGCAGCTGACCTAGGACAGTTATCTGAAAATCTTCTGCGATCTCAGCCTCTTGTCATCAAG ACAGGACAGTATCGATCTTATGATGAAATGAAGCATTTTCAGTCTCTATACCCTGATCTGATAAATTTTTTGATACATGAAGATTCTACTGAAGTCAAGAACAGCCAACCTGGGCAGGGTCTTCCATTTCACCTTTTCAG GAAAAAATCTCTAAATAAAAGTCAGATTATGGATGAGATTTTCcccatcttttcttctttgtgGTTTCCAAACTCCGTTTCCTTGGAAAGCTGTTTTCTCATCTACCACCCAAAACTTCAAGATAAG ACTTACAGATTGCAGAGCACCTTTGTGGTTGGAAGTGGTCGGCTTACTTTAAACGCTGCTCCTTCATCATTGTGCAGAGAGCACTGCCAGATGCAAGTGGTGGAGTTGGAAGCTGGGGATGTTG GCTTTGCAAACATGGAATATTGGACAACAAGTTTTAATTCCATGGGATCGGAGCCTGCCGTTGTTTGTGATGGATCCTTCAGCTAA